The Bacteroidota bacterium genomic interval GGAGAATTAGATACTTCCAGCATTGAAAACGAAACAAAACAAGTGATGGAAAACATTAAAGCAATTGTAGAAGAAGCCGGAATGAAAATGAGCGATGTGGTAAAAGCAACCATTTATCTCTCTGATATGAATAATTTTTCAAGAATGAACGAAGTGTACGGAAAATATTTTAAAGAAAATCCTCCTGCAAGAGAAACGGTCCAGGTTTCTGCTCTCCCCAAAAAAGTTAATGTGGAAATTTCGGTGATTGCGATAAAGTAGAAATTATTCCGCCTTTGTATTAAAGAGCGAATCTGCAAACTCCTTTTTATCGAAGAGCTGCAAATCATCAATCCCCTCACCTACTCCGATATACTTCACAGGAATTTTGAATCGGTCAGAGATGCCGATGACTACTCCTCCTTTCGCTGTGCCATCAAGTTTGGTAAGAGCAAGCGCAGTGACATT includes:
- a CDS encoding RidA family protein, translated to MENSTIIYTDKSPKPIGPYSQAVMRGNALFVSGQVAFVPSTGELDTSSIENETKQVMENIKAIVEEAGMKMSDVVKATIYLSDMNNFSRMNEVYGKYFKENPPARETVQVSALPKKVNVEISVIAIK